DNA from Tachysurus vachellii isolate PV-2020 chromosome 22, HZAU_Pvac_v1, whole genome shotgun sequence:
TGAATGGTCTTTCAGCCACCACACCCACACCTTAAAATGTATGAGAGATATAATAAATGACACTTTTGATGGTGACAGCCCTCATGGGAAAGAGTACAAGTATTAAACCCCTTCCTGTCCAACATGCTAAACTATCTACTGCTTAATGGCTCTGAAATAGATATCAATTTTATTAAATTGGTCTTATTTACTGCCTCGGTTCTTAAATCAGTGGAGTTTTTCAGCTTCGTACAGTCCACAGATTTGCTCTCTCCCAGCTCCCAATATGCCATTGGGAAAGCTAAACATAAAGCGCAGAGCTGCAGTTGAAGGCCATCTGATCACACTTGTCTAATCAATTGGTGTAAGTCTTCAGATGACTGATGAGTTGTATCAGGTGTGCTCTTTCTTCATTGCAATGAAAAACCTGCATACATTTTGACTGGTAGAAGAGGTGAGTTGGGAGACCCTGAAAACTCTATTAGttaacactgcatttaataAACTACCAGATAATATTAACCCACAGAAATATTAAGGCTGACAGAAATCTATAGCATTTTTAACTTgaagacagatgtacagattgATGAACTGTTTTTAGGATGTAGACTCTGCATACCTGGTGAAAGCTGATCTAGAAGACAAAGTGGGTGCTCTGACTGATGAGATCAACTTCCTAAAGACTATTTACGATGAggtaacaccaccaccaccacctccagctTGTTAATCAGGGTTATACAAGTCTATCTAGATTTCTGTACAGTACAATAACAAATTTTTTAAGACCTAtgcaaaaaaatcagaaatgaatAGAATAGTAAGTGGAAGTAGGTAGAATAGGTAGGCTGTGAGAACAATGCTAACATTTTATACGTTATGATGCAGGAACTGCGTGAGATGCAATACAGCATCAAGGACACCTCTGTCATAGTGCAGATGGACAACTCCCGCAacctcaacatggaccagattGTGGCTGAAGTCAAGGCCCAATATGAGGAGATTGCAGCCAAAAGCCGTGAGGAAGCTGAGGCCTGGTACAAGTCTAAGGTATGAAGAGCTCTGAGTAGTTGACACTGTGAGAATTATGTGCTAGAATTAAACATTATAGAAGATTTCAAATGCCTTCTtgaaatagaagcctttattatcaccatatatactgtacattacagcacagtggaattcttttctttgtatatcccaactgaggaggttggggtcggagtgcaggggcagctatgatacagcagcCCTGGAACAGGGaaaggccttgctcaattgcccaacagtggcagtttagcagtgctggggcttggaCCCTGACCTTCCAGTGAACAacctagagccttaaccacttcaGCCACCACTGCTTAACAATGACAATTCCTATAACATTTCGAATAACAGTTCTTACTTATTGTTATACCACCATCAACTCATGGTATTAAAACATGCTGTACATACATTAATCTTGTTATAGGCATTCATACAGCTTTATATTTTAGATAGTAAAGTATCTGAACATATTTATCCCACTCAACATGCAATTATTGGCTATATAACCTGGAGATATCCagcatgtgtttgtgtcctaTCTCCAGTATGACCAGATGGCCAGCCAGGCCACCCAGTATGGGAATGAGCTGAGGAACACCAAGGCTGAGATTGCTGAGCTCAACCGCATGATCAGCCGCTTGCAAAGCGAAATCGAGTCCATCAAAGCCCAGGTGAATAACGTAACACAATGAACACTTTCCCAGAGAAGAATATGCCGGAACTTCTATTGAAGAATTAATCCTTTATTCAGTCACTATAACAATCCCTTCTACATCAAGCAATTATTATTCAGTATATGCAAAACTATAGTCTTCAGAACTAATTCATGGTTATTTTTCTGTCTATCCATCAAACAAGGAGGAAGGATATTGGGTATTCACGGTATTTAAACATCACTACTGAACAAGCAGATGTGTGAGAACCTTTTTAACCTTCCCTAAATCTGTAGATCTTGGGTAATGGTGGATGCAAATCCAGTCCTGGGAACACTGAGTTCAAGGTGGAAATACATAAATCAATCATAGGACACcttgaacacacactcattcacaccaagCAACTGTTTAGCAAAGCCTTTCCATCTACCAGCATATTTTTTGGGAGGTGGAATGAAACCAAAGAACATGGTGAAGACATatagaaactccacacagaccaTAACCTGAGTTCAGGATCAAACCAAAGACCCTGATACTGTCAGTTGCCAATGCAATACACTGCCAGTGTGCTAACCCCAGTGCGCAGTTTTAAGATTTCATTAATTAAACCCGGATATTGCCCTTGGTTCCAGCGCACTAACATGGAGAACCAGATCGCCGAGGCAGAGGAGCGTGGTGAGCTGACTGTGAAGGAGGCCAAAGCTCGCATCAGAGACCTGGAGGAGGCACTGCAGAGAGCCAAACAGGACATGGCACGCCAGCTGCGGGAGTACCAGGAGCTCATGAATGTCAAGCTGGCACTGGACATCGAGATTGCCACTTACAGGAAGCTGCTGGAGGGAGAGGAGGACAGGTGAGGGACTGAGACGGCTTATGGAGAGCTTTCTAACATTGCGTGCCTGAGCTTAAAGACCAGCACGGGTAATATTACAACAAGTGAAAAGTTTAAAAGCGTaattgtattctctctctctcgctcgctctctctcgctctctctctctcgctctctctctctcgctctctctctctctctctctctctctcgctctctctctctcgctctctctctctgaagaaTTGGACAGCAGTCTGTTGTCAACATTCAATCCATGCCCAGTTACAGTGAGTATCAAACTTTACAAGATTTTACTATTAAAAGAtgtcaatttaaaataaacattaccaAGAAATGGAAAGTACAaagaattattttctgtttacagttattaacatttatatagACAAAGTTTGACACACTCACCTTAAAAGATGTTGTTTGGCTCAATAATAAGAATTCTATTCAAACCATGAGAAGATGAGAATATGgatgtacttaaaaaaaaaaaaaagaaaagaaattaaatgcaGACAGAACGCTGCTTCAAATGGTTAGTTCCTGTGCTTTTAGCTCTGCGATGTCCTTGTGTCTATTATTATAGATGACAGTATATCGTACAGAGTCTGAAACCACAAAAGCAAGTTGGTTTGAAATCACTAAAGATATTTTGAGGTGAGCGTGTTTACATAATGCTAAACCCGAACTTAGGAGCTTCCCATAAAAAAATAGCAACAGTGGTGTTAAAGCTTTAGATCGAAAAAGGGGAaatctgtgtttatattatgcATGTAACAttttatgcaattttttttttattttttattccaggCTCCAAAGGAGTGAACGGCTACCAGCAGTTCAGCTCTCCATCTCCTAAACTACTGATCAAAACCACGGAGATTAGAGACAACACCAGATTCAGTACACACTGAAGTATCAGTATAAACTACACTCTCAAATATCTGATAGTGTAGTGAACAAAACTGGTGCAAAACTAACCGTAGGTTTATTATACGTTAGACTTCTAAAAGAAACTACATCTATATGCATTTTCTGTATTAATAGAAGTGTCGGAAACCTGATATAATAAACACTATAGCAATTAAAAGAGGTGGGAAAAGTCAAATAGTGAAACACATCTTTTATTGGTTTTTgagtattattttctttatttttattaatttctttcacactgaatcacataatgtttaattaagattttatttaaaaaaaatcacatctcaATTAACTATGCATTTGTTAATGTTGCTATTTTAGTGGATTATAATGAACTTGTAAAAGTTGACATTAAAGGAACAGTT
Protein-coding regions in this window:
- the si:dkey-222f2.1 gene encoding intermediate filament protein ON3 → MSLRSKRISSSSSVRSSGKLGGYSTGFSTMSLGVLSPSFSTSSTYLGAPIASISVNKSLLAPLNLEIDPNLQMVRTQEKEQMKSLNNRFASFIDKVRFLEQQNKMLETKWDVLQGQTPGRSNIEPMFEAYMANLRRQLDVVNNDKIKLDGELRNMQGLVEDFKHKYEDEINKRNNLENDFVILKKDVDSAYLVKADLEDKVGALTDEINFLKTIYDEELREMQYSIKDTSVIVQMDNSRNLNMDQIVAEVKAQYEEIAAKSREEAEAWYKSKYDQMASQATQYGNELRNTKAEIAELNRMISRLQSEIESIKAQRTNMENQIAEAEERGELTVKEAKARIRDLEEALQRAKQDMARQLREYQELMNVKLALDIEIATYRKLLEGEEDRIGQQSVVNIQSMPSYSSKGVNGYQQFSSPSPKLLIKTTEIRDNTRFSTH